The following are from one region of the Bradyrhizobium sediminis genome:
- a CDS encoding methyl-accepting chemotaxis protein — MAIRFTIPRFGRLFGLLRPRWGVRGSLFAAFAVIAAMAIVISAGAGMVLDHLGKAMVDLSSKDIPRLAASLQLSAQSATLASQGPALLASSNEDMLKERSNKMKETQAVTLAKLGEITQLGADKAVVEALAETIKNIDETIQSLGNAARERLEAGAQHEKLYGTVRAAQAAFVKAAAPAMIGAQTQLSGIFGAADFNQDEATKAEQVVDQIGDVVAGGNLMAFNMISALSSDSSDTLEAIDKEFRTAQQRVKKTLDLLPKSSATTALHTAASGLMALGEGKTGVFKIRQKELDATDYGQTVLDETRKLNVGLGISVQQLVDGVRSETDAATGQARKEISLATMAMVALGAATLIGSVLFVWLYVGRNILRRIRDLQRSMQLLSDGDLETEIYRSKQHDEIAAMANSLQVFRESMIEARALSADQDKDRAAKAERTSRMEARIVEFEATVRTALDALQTSANSMQTTAQSMSATADQSSALVSAVASAAEETSVNVQTVSAGTEELSSSISEISRQVIVSTQIARKAVDDAGTTDATMQGLADNAGRISVVVDLIQTIASQTNLLALNATIEAARAGEAGRGFAVVASEVKSLANQTAKATDEIRQQIASMQTVTTSAVGAIRNISTTISEINEVTTAIAAAVEQQGAATREIARNIQHAAGGTSEVSSNIVGVSTASAEAGAAASEVLGASAALRREADMLRSEIDAFLGNIRAA, encoded by the coding sequence ATGGCGATTCGATTCACGATTCCTAGGTTCGGCAGATTGTTCGGCTTGCTGCGTCCACGATGGGGGGTCAGGGGCAGCCTGTTTGCCGCCTTCGCGGTGATCGCCGCCATGGCCATCGTCATCAGCGCCGGCGCCGGCATGGTGCTGGACCATCTCGGCAAGGCAATGGTCGACTTGAGCAGCAAGGACATTCCCCGTCTTGCGGCCAGCCTGCAACTTTCCGCCCAGAGCGCAACCCTGGCCAGCCAGGGACCGGCGCTGCTGGCCTCCTCGAACGAGGATATGCTCAAAGAGCGCTCGAATAAGATGAAGGAAACCCAGGCGGTCACGCTGGCCAAGCTCGGCGAGATCACCCAGCTCGGCGCCGACAAGGCGGTGGTCGAAGCCCTCGCCGAGACCATCAAGAACATCGACGAGACCATCCAGAGCCTCGGCAATGCGGCGCGCGAGCGCCTGGAGGCCGGCGCCCAGCACGAAAAACTCTACGGCACCGTGCGCGCGGCCCAGGCCGCTTTCGTCAAGGCCGCCGCTCCCGCGATGATCGGTGCCCAAACCCAGCTCTCCGGCATCTTCGGCGCCGCCGATTTCAACCAGGATGAAGCCACCAAGGCGGAGCAAGTCGTCGACCAGATCGGCGATGTCGTCGCCGGTGGCAATCTCATGGCATTCAACATGATATCCGCGCTGTCGTCCGACAGCAGCGACACGCTGGAAGCAATCGACAAGGAATTCCGCACCGCGCAGCAGCGCGTCAAAAAGACGCTCGATCTGCTGCCCAAGAGCTCCGCGACCACGGCGCTTCACACTGCGGCTTCGGGCCTGATGGCGCTGGGCGAGGGCAAGACCGGCGTCTTCAAGATCCGCCAGAAGGAACTGGACGCCACCGATTACGGCCAGACCGTTCTCGATGAAACCCGCAAGCTCAATGTCGGCCTCGGCATCAGCGTGCAGCAACTCGTCGACGGCGTGCGGAGCGAGACCGACGCCGCGACCGGGCAAGCGCGCAAAGAGATCTCGCTGGCGACCATGGCGATGGTTGCACTCGGCGCCGCGACCCTGATCGGATCGGTTCTGTTCGTCTGGCTCTATGTCGGCCGCAACATCCTGCGCCGGATCCGCGATCTGCAGCGCTCGATGCAGCTGTTGTCCGATGGCGATCTGGAGACCGAAATCTATCGCTCGAAGCAGCACGACGAGATCGCCGCGATGGCCAATTCGCTGCAGGTGTTCCGCGAGAGCATGATCGAGGCCCGCGCGCTCTCCGCCGATCAGGACAAGGACCGCGCCGCCAAGGCCGAGCGCACCTCGCGCATGGAGGCCCGGATCGTCGAATTCGAGGCCACCGTCCGCACCGCGCTCGACGCCCTGCAGACCTCGGCCAATTCCATGCAGACCACGGCGCAGAGCATGTCGGCGACCGCCGATCAATCCAGCGCGCTGGTGAGCGCGGTGGCATCCGCCGCCGAGGAAACCTCGGTCAACGTGCAGACGGTCTCCGCGGGCACCGAGGAATTGTCGTCATCGATCTCCGAAATCAGCCGCCAGGTGATCGTTTCGACGCAAATCGCCCGCAAGGCGGTCGATGATGCCGGCACAACCGACGCCACCATGCAGGGTCTTGCCGACAACGCCGGCCGCATCAGCGTCGTGGTCGACCTGATCCAGACCATCGCTTCGCAGACAAATCTGCTGGCGCTCAACGCCACCATCGAGGCCGCGCGCGCCGGCGAAGCCGGCCGGGGATTTGCCGTGGTCGCTTCCGAGGTGAAGAGCCTCGCCAACCAGACCGCGAAGGCGACCGACGAAATCCGTCAGCAGATCGCCAGCATGCAGACGGTGACGACTTCCGCGGTCGGCGCCATCCGCAACATCTCCACGACGATCAGCGAGATCAACGAGGTGACCACCGCGATCGCGGCGGCGGTCGAACAGCAGGGTGCCGCGACGCGCGAGATCGCCCGCAACATTCAGCACGCCGCCGGCGGCACATCCGAGGTTTCCAGCAACATCGTCGGCGTCTCCACCGCGTCCGCCGAGGCCGGAGCCGCCGCCAGCGAAGTGCTGGGCGCGTCCGCAGCGTTGCGCCGCGAGGCCGACATGCTGCGTTCGGAAATCGACGCGTTCCTCGGAAACATCCGGGCGGCCTGA
- the hisD gene encoding histidinol dehydrogenase, producing the protein MPIRLDRNSADFARQFAGFLGAKREVSADIEAATRAIVDDVAARGDTALVEATRKFDRLELDASGLRVTPGEIDAAIKACDAGTLEALAFAGDRIELFHRRQLPKDERFTDALGVELGWRWSAIDAVGLYVPGGTAAYPSSVLMNAVPARVAGVARVVMVVPSPDGKLDPLVLAAAHLGGVSEIYRVGGAQAVAALAYGTATIAPVAKIVGPGNAYVAAAKRLVFGKVGIDMIAGPSEVLIIADESGNAGWIAADLLAQAEHDVNAQSILITDSKALADDVGRAVESQLATLPRADIARASWDQFGAIILVKSLEQAVPLANAIAAEHLEIMTSDPEALSAQIRNAGAIFLGPHTPEAIGDYVGGSNHVLPTARSARFSSGLGVLDFMKRTSILKCGPDQLRALGPAAMTLGKAEGLDAHARSVGLRLNLS; encoded by the coding sequence ATGCCCATTCGTCTCGACCGAAACAGCGCCGATTTCGCCAGGCAATTCGCGGGCTTCCTTGGCGCCAAGCGCGAGGTATCGGCCGATATCGAGGCCGCGACCCGCGCCATCGTTGACGACGTGGCCGCGCGCGGCGACACGGCGCTGGTCGAGGCGACGCGCAAGTTCGACCGGCTCGAGCTGGACGCCTCCGGCCTGCGGGTGACACCAGGCGAAATCGACGCGGCGATCAAGGCCTGCGACGCCGGGACGCTGGAGGCGCTCGCCTTCGCCGGCGACCGCATCGAGCTGTTTCACCGCCGGCAATTGCCCAAGGACGAGCGCTTCACCGATGCGCTCGGCGTCGAACTCGGCTGGCGCTGGAGCGCCATCGACGCGGTCGGGCTCTACGTGCCGGGCGGCACCGCGGCCTATCCGTCCTCGGTGCTGATGAATGCGGTGCCGGCCAGGGTCGCAGGCGTCGCCCGCGTGGTGATGGTGGTGCCGTCGCCGGACGGCAAGCTCGACCCGCTGGTGCTGGCGGCGGCCCATCTCGGCGGCGTCTCCGAAATCTACCGCGTCGGCGGCGCGCAGGCGGTGGCCGCGCTCGCTTACGGCACCGCGACCATCGCGCCGGTGGCGAAGATCGTCGGCCCCGGCAACGCCTATGTCGCCGCCGCCAAGCGGCTGGTGTTCGGCAAGGTCGGCATCGACATGATCGCCGGCCCTTCCGAAGTCCTCATCATCGCCGATGAGTCAGGCAATGCCGGCTGGATCGCGGCCGATCTGCTGGCGCAGGCCGAGCACGACGTCAACGCGCAGTCGATCCTGATCACCGATTCGAAGGCGCTGGCCGATGACGTCGGGCGCGCGGTCGAATCGCAACTCGCAACGCTGCCGCGGGCCGATATTGCGCGGGCCTCCTGGGACCAGTTCGGCGCCATTATCCTGGTGAAAAGCCTCGAGCAAGCCGTGCCGCTGGCGAACGCCATCGCCGCCGAGCACCTGGAGATCATGACATCGGATCCGGAGGCGCTGTCGGCGCAAATCCGCAATGCCGGCGCGATCTTCCTCGGGCCCCACACCCCCGAGGCGATCGGCGATTATGTCGGCGGCTCCAACCATGTGCTGCCGACCGCGCGTTCGGCGCGGTTCTCGTCCGGCCTCGGCGTACTTGACTTCATGAAGCGAACGTCGATCCTGAAATGCGGGCCGGACCAGCTGCGGGCGCTGGGACCGGCGGCGATGACGCTGGGCAAGGCCGAAGGCCTCGATGCCCATGCGCGCTCGGTGGGATTGCGCCTCAATCTGTCATGA
- the yacG gene encoding DNA gyrase inhibitor YacG → MPSEPPKGAAPGKAGARKCPICGKPATDASKPFCSERCRDVDLNRWLSGSYVVPGKPEADEDAE, encoded by the coding sequence ATGCCGTCTGAGCCACCCAAAGGGGCCGCCCCCGGCAAGGCGGGCGCCAGGAAGTGCCCGATCTGCGGCAAGCCGGCCACGGACGCCTCCAAGCCGTTCTGTTCCGAGCGCTGCCGGGACGTCGACCTGAACCGCTGGCTGTCCGGCTCCTACGTCGTTCCGGGCAAGCCGGAAGCCGACGAGGACGCCGAATAG
- a CDS encoding UPF0262 family protein, with translation MTRPPPDEDSNNRIVAVTLDEESIGRSGPDVEHERAIAIYDLIEKNLFAPEGAGGGPFTLHIGITGNRLMFDIRREDGTPVVAHLLSLTPFRRIVKDYFMICDSYYQAIRTATPDKIEAIDMGRRGIHDEGSRTLQERLNGKVRIDFETARRLFTLITVLHWKG, from the coding sequence ATGACCAGACCGCCGCCAGACGAGGATTCAAACAATCGCATCGTCGCGGTGACGCTCGATGAGGAATCGATCGGGCGTTCCGGTCCCGATGTCGAGCACGAGCGCGCGATTGCGATCTACGACCTGATCGAAAAGAACCTGTTCGCGCCGGAAGGCGCGGGCGGCGGGCCGTTTACGCTGCATATCGGCATCACCGGCAACCGGCTGATGTTCGACATCCGCCGCGAGGACGGCACGCCCGTGGTGGCGCATCTGTTGTCGCTGACGCCGTTCCGGCGCATCGTGAAGGACTACTTCATGATCTGCGACAGCTATTACCAGGCGATCCGCACCGCGACGCCGGACAAGATCGAGGCCATCGACATGGGCCGCCGCGGCATTCACGACGAAGGCTCGCGCACCCTGCAGGAGCGCTTGAATGGCAAGGTGCGGATCGATTTCGAAACCGCCCGCCGGCTGTTTACGCTGATCACCGTTTTGCACTGGAAGGGATAG
- a CDS encoding IS110 family transposase, protein MEQIIRIGMDTSKHIFQLHGVDATERPVLRRRLGRAQMVAFFTKQPPTVIGIEACGAAHYWARELGKLGHEVKLIAPQHVKPYVRRNKNDGRDAEGLCEAMGRPTMRFVPVKTAEQQAALMLAGLREQMVARRTQLSNMIRGYAAEFGLAVAKGLDKIEPLLAGIAQDDSVPALARESFAVQGREYAQLQGELKAIEARLRAWHRGNADSRRLAKIPGVGPIGATALVMKTPDPRAFSSGRHFAAWLGLTPKDHSTAGKTRLGKITRAGDERLRSVLVAGATAVIQQAKYGRGHPSPWLIALLKRKPPKLAAVALANKIARIAWKLMVTGDNYDGARMSEASASAA, encoded by the coding sequence GTGGAACAGATTATCCGAATTGGCATGGATACGTCGAAGCATATTTTCCAGCTGCATGGGGTTGATGCGACCGAACGGCCGGTGTTGCGCAGGCGGCTCGGCCGGGCGCAAATGGTGGCATTTTTTACCAAGCAGCCGCCGACCGTGATCGGGATCGAGGCCTGCGGTGCGGCGCATTATTGGGCGCGCGAGCTTGGCAAGCTCGGCCACGAGGTGAAGCTGATCGCGCCGCAACACGTGAAGCCTTACGTCAGGCGGAACAAGAACGACGGGCGAGATGCCGAGGGGCTGTGTGAAGCGATGGGCCGACCGACGATGCGGTTTGTGCCAGTGAAGACGGCCGAGCAGCAGGCAGCTTTGATGCTGGCAGGTCTCCGCGAGCAGATGGTCGCCCGTCGCACCCAGCTCAGCAATATGATCCGGGGCTATGCGGCAGAGTTCGGCCTTGCGGTGGCCAAGGGCCTCGACAAGATCGAACCGCTTTTAGCTGGCATCGCGCAAGATGACAGCGTGCCGGCGCTGGCGCGCGAGTCGTTTGCGGTCCAGGGCCGCGAGTACGCGCAGTTGCAGGGAGAGTTGAAGGCAATCGAAGCCAGGCTGAGGGCCTGGCACCGCGGCAATGCCGATAGCCGGCGCTTGGCGAAGATTCCAGGAGTCGGGCCGATCGGCGCCACGGCGCTGGTGATGAAGACGCCTGATCCGCGTGCCTTCTCCTCGGGCCGGCATTTTGCGGCCTGGCTCGGACTGACCCCGAAAGACCACTCCACTGCCGGCAAAACCCGGCTCGGCAAGATCACCCGTGCCGGCGATGAGAGGTTGCGCAGCGTGCTGGTGGCAGGAGCGACCGCCGTGATTCAGCAGGCGAAGTACGGCCGTGGCCATCCATCGCCCTGGCTGATCGCTTTGCTCAAGCGCAAGCCGCCAAAACTCGCGGCGGTGGCGCTCGCCAACAAGATTGCCCGCATCGCCTGGAAACTGATGGTTACGGGGGATAATTACGACGGCGCGCGGATGTCTGAGGCATCGGCGTCAGCCGCCTAA
- a CDS encoding Maf-like protein, whose product MLGRPKLVLASGSPRRLALLNQAGIEPDALRPADIDETPKRGELPRACANRLARAKADAALKSVQLDDELRGAFIIAADTVVAVGRRILPKANLVDEASQCLRLLSGRNHHVYTAICLVTPKESFRQRLIETRVRFKRLSEDDIQAYIGSGEWRGKAGGYAVQGIAGSFVVKMVGSYTNVVGLPLYETVTLLGGEGFPIRFGWLNAV is encoded by the coding sequence ATGCTAGGCCGCCCCAAACTCGTTCTTGCTTCCGGTTCGCCGCGACGGCTCGCTCTGCTCAACCAGGCCGGCATCGAGCCCGATGCGCTGCGCCCGGCCGACATCGACGAGACCCCGAAACGCGGCGAGCTGCCGCGCGCCTGCGCCAATCGGCTGGCCCGCGCCAAGGCCGACGCCGCGCTCAAATCGGTGCAGCTCGACGACGAATTGCGCGGCGCCTTCATCATCGCCGCCGACACCGTGGTCGCGGTCGGCCGCCGCATCCTGCCCAAGGCCAACCTGGTCGACGAGGCCTCGCAATGCCTGCGGCTGTTGTCGGGGCGCAATCACCACGTCTACACCGCGATCTGCCTGGTGACGCCGAAGGAGAGCTTTCGCCAGCGCCTGATCGAAACCCGCGTGCGCTTCAAGCGCCTGTCCGAGGATGATATCCAGGCCTATATCGGCTCCGGCGAATGGCGCGGCAAGGCCGGCGGCTACGCCGTGCAGGGCATCGCCGGATCGTTCGTGGTCAAGATGGTCGGCTCCTACACCAACGTCGTCGGCCTGCCGCTGTACGAGACGGTGACGCTGCTCGGCGGCGAGGGTTTCCCGATCCGATTCGGCTGGCTGAATGCCGTCTGA
- a CDS encoding arsenate-mycothiol transferase ArsC gives MEAPSRVRTPQAVLFACGLNSVRSPMAASLLQQMFPQALYVRSAGVRKGELDPFAVAVMAELGQDISGHKPMTFEELDDWEGLNFDLIITLSPEAHHKALELTRTMAADVEYWPTSDPTGAEGNREQKLQAYREVCDTLLLRIRKRFSRAGAASE, from the coding sequence GTGGAGGCGCCTTCGCGCGTGCGCACTCCGCAGGCCGTGCTGTTCGCATGCGGCCTCAACAGCGTGCGTTCGCCGATGGCCGCCAGCCTGTTGCAGCAGATGTTTCCGCAGGCGCTTTACGTCAGATCCGCCGGCGTCCGGAAAGGCGAACTCGATCCGTTCGCGGTCGCCGTGATGGCGGAACTGGGCCAGGACATTTCCGGCCACAAGCCGATGACGTTCGAGGAACTCGACGACTGGGAAGGGCTCAATTTCGACCTCATCATCACGCTGTCGCCGGAAGCCCATCACAAGGCGCTGGAACTGACCCGCACGATGGCGGCCGACGTCGAATACTGGCCGACCTCGGATCCGACCGGCGCCGAGGGCAATCGCGAGCAGAAACTGCAGGCCTATCGCGAGGTCTGCGACACCCTGCTGTTGCGCATCCGCAAGCGGTTTTCCAGGGCCGGCGCGGCGAGCGAGTGA
- a CDS encoding DUF2336 domain-containing protein: protein MTMFSSLINEIQDTTVSGLTKRQLRALTRIANLFVAGSGRHSKKQIELFDEVFKALVAVIELETRVRLARHIATIPDAPATLVRAFAFDEAVAVAAPVLSQSTALSDCDLVANARTQGQGHLQAIAHRRTISEVITEILIERGEPIVVHTVAKNAGARFSDGSFRELVARAGDDSQLALQVGMRHDIPRHHFLKLLETASASVRARMLAANPQFADAVQDAVTEVIDDINLEIRNRSPDHARARSRVKRLQNWHELGEGNVHAAARAQNFEQAAMALSVLACCPIEMAERAILNENPGVVQVIAKAAGCSWATVKALLLMTAADRRMSEKDLARVREDFERLETRTAKRVLEFHHERRNGRSIASPPVVPRASANAAAVMG, encoded by the coding sequence ATGACAATGTTCTCCTCTCTGATTAATGAAATTCAGGACACAACGGTCTCCGGACTGACGAAGAGGCAGTTAAGGGCACTCACGCGCATCGCCAATCTATTCGTCGCCGGGTCCGGTCGTCATTCGAAGAAGCAGATCGAGCTGTTTGACGAGGTATTCAAAGCCCTTGTTGCGGTCATCGAGCTGGAGACCCGGGTCAGGCTCGCACGCCACATCGCAACCATCCCGGATGCGCCGGCGACGCTGGTTCGCGCGTTTGCCTTCGACGAAGCCGTCGCTGTGGCGGCTCCGGTTCTCAGCCAGTCGACGGCACTCAGCGACTGCGACCTCGTCGCCAACGCCCGTACCCAGGGCCAGGGTCATCTTCAGGCCATCGCGCATCGTCGAACGATCAGCGAAGTGATCACCGAAATACTGATCGAGCGCGGCGAGCCCATCGTGGTCCATACGGTTGCGAAGAACGCCGGCGCCCGCTTTTCGGATGGCAGCTTTCGCGAGCTCGTCGCACGGGCCGGCGATGATTCCCAGCTCGCGCTGCAGGTTGGAATGCGACATGACATTCCAAGGCATCACTTCCTGAAGCTTCTTGAAACCGCCTCTGCTTCAGTCCGCGCCAGGATGCTGGCGGCAAACCCGCAATTTGCCGATGCCGTGCAGGACGCGGTGACAGAGGTGATCGACGACATCAATCTGGAGATTCGCAACAGGTCGCCGGATCACGCCAGAGCCAGGTCGAGGGTAAAGCGGCTGCAGAACTGGCATGAACTCGGCGAAGGCAATGTTCATGCGGCCGCGCGCGCGCAAAACTTCGAACAAGCGGCAATGGCGCTGTCGGTTCTCGCCTGCTGTCCTATCGAGATGGCTGAACGGGCGATCCTCAATGAAAACCCCGGCGTGGTGCAGGTCATCGCAAAAGCCGCCGGCTGCTCCTGGGCTACGGTCAAGGCTCTCTTGCTGATGACGGCGGCGGACCGCAGGATGTCTGAAAAGGATCTTGCCCGGGTGCGCGAAGACTTCGAGCGGCTCGAGACCCGGACGGCAAAACGCGTGCTTGAATTCCATCATGAGCGTCGCAACGGGCGCAGCATCGCGAGCCCGCCCGTCGTCCCGAGGGCGTCCGCGAACGCAGCAGCTGTCATGGGATAG
- a CDS encoding DUF2948 family protein produces the protein MTAQLKMIALDADDLAVISAHVQDARVQAADIIWRQGEKRLVIGMNRLDWEQTLAGETSPRRLIAALRFDRVLACRSRNIDLQAPQAPLELLGIEFHPGEAPGGSAVLLFSQGGALRLDVECLECELTDLGADDSGAGGLGEGAAPSGQGA, from the coding sequence GTGACAGCCCAGCTCAAAATGATCGCGCTCGATGCCGACGACCTCGCCGTCATTTCCGCGCATGTGCAGGATGCCCGCGTGCAGGCCGCCGACATCATCTGGCGGCAGGGCGAAAAGCGTCTGGTGATCGGCATGAACCGGCTGGACTGGGAGCAGACGCTGGCGGGCGAGACCTCGCCGCGCCGCCTGATCGCGGCGCTGCGCTTCGACCGGGTATTGGCCTGCAGGTCGCGCAATATCGATCTGCAGGCGCCGCAAGCGCCCCTCGAGCTGCTCGGCATCGAGTTTCATCCCGGCGAAGCCCCAGGCGGCAGCGCGGTCCTTTTGTTCAGTCAGGGCGGGGCGCTGCGGCTCGACGTCGAATGCCTCGAATGCGAGCTCACCGACCTCGGCGCCGACGATTCCGGAGCAGGCGGTCTCGGCGAAGGCGCCGCGCCGTCGGGGCAGGGGGCGTGA
- a CDS encoding outer membrane protein yields MKKFLLATVALVALGATVPALAADLGPRTAYTKAPSAYAPIYNWTGFYIGGHIGGAFSGDNGFAGTTNSGNDGRFLGGLQAGADYQFAPNWVVGIEGQYSWLGGNNNGVTFTGAGAGYAYTHDQRGLGSVTGRLGYTWGPGLLYVKGGYAYSDYTESLTLGGVPQAFALNSSHHDGYTVGAGLEYMFAQNWSGKIEYQYYDFGKTNFVTPAVLTGFGSTRNDEHTFKAGINYRFNLGGPVVAKY; encoded by the coding sequence ATGAAGAAGTTTCTGCTCGCTACTGTGGCCCTCGTCGCTCTCGGCGCGACCGTGCCAGCACTTGCAGCCGATCTCGGCCCCCGCACCGCCTACACCAAGGCTCCGTCGGCCTATGCGCCGATCTACAACTGGACCGGCTTCTACATCGGCGGTCACATCGGCGGCGCGTTCAGCGGCGACAACGGCTTCGCCGGCACCACCAACAGCGGCAATGACGGCCGCTTCCTCGGCGGTTTGCAGGCCGGCGCCGACTACCAGTTCGCTCCGAACTGGGTGGTTGGTATCGAAGGTCAGTACAGCTGGCTCGGCGGCAACAACAACGGCGTTACCTTTACGGGCGCCGGCGCCGGTTACGCCTACACCCACGACCAGCGCGGCCTCGGCTCGGTGACCGGCCGCCTCGGCTACACCTGGGGTCCGGGCCTGCTCTACGTCAAGGGCGGCTATGCCTACTCCGACTACACGGAGTCTTTGACGCTCGGCGGCGTGCCGCAGGCGTTCGCTTTGAACAGCAGCCATCACGACGGCTACACCGTCGGCGCCGGCCTGGAATACATGTTCGCGCAGAACTGGTCGGGCAAGATCGAGTATCAGTACTACGACTTCGGCAAGACCAACTTCGTGACGCCGGCCGTGCTGACCGGCTTCGGCAGCACCCGCAACGACGAGCATACCTTCAAGGCCGGCATCAACTATCGCTTCAACCTGGGCGGCCCGGTGGTCGCGAAGTACTGA
- a CDS encoding outer membrane protein, translating to MKRVPALVALIVVGASMPAVAADLGARPYGKAPAYAAPIYNWTGIYVGGHAGGAFIGDNSFNGLALSNYDARFLGGVQAGADFQFAGSFVAGIEGQYSWLGSNQIGTIFPAGFVYSNNQRGLGSITGRIGYSWGPALFYAKGGYAYSDNRETLTFGGAPVTFTLDRNHRNGYAVGAGVEYLFTPNWSAKAEYQYYDFGRSRFVAPAALVPFGTFSNDEHTLKAGLNYRFNWASPVAARY from the coding sequence ATGAAGCGCGTTCCCGCTCTCGTCGCCCTCATCGTTGTCGGCGCGAGCATGCCAGCCGTTGCCGCCGATCTCGGCGCCCGCCCTTACGGCAAGGCGCCGGCCTATGCGGCGCCGATCTACAACTGGACCGGCATCTATGTCGGCGGTCACGCCGGCGGCGCTTTCATCGGCGACAACAGTTTCAACGGCCTGGCGCTGAGCAACTACGACGCCCGATTCCTCGGCGGCGTGCAGGCCGGCGCCGACTTTCAGTTCGCCGGCAGCTTTGTCGCCGGCATCGAAGGCCAGTACAGCTGGCTCGGCAGCAACCAGATCGGCACGATCTTCCCCGCAGGCTTCGTCTACAGCAACAACCAGCGCGGACTAGGCTCCATCACCGGCCGCATCGGCTACTCCTGGGGCCCGGCGCTGTTCTATGCCAAGGGCGGCTACGCCTATTCCGACAACCGCGAAACCCTGACGTTCGGCGGCGCGCCGGTCACCTTCACGCTCGATCGCAATCACCGCAACGGCTACGCCGTCGGCGCCGGCGTCGAATATCTGTTCACGCCGAACTGGTCGGCCAAGGCCGAGTATCAATATTACGATTTCGGCCGCAGCCGGTTCGTCGCCCCGGCCGCGCTGGTGCCGTTCGGCACATTCAGCAATGACGAACACACCCTGAAGGCGGGCCTGAACTATCGCTTCAACTGGGCGAGCCCGGTGGCTGCGCGATACTGA
- the murA gene encoding UDP-N-acetylglucosamine 1-carboxyvinyltransferase, with product MDRIRIVGGSKLNGTIPISGAKNAALPLMIAGLLTEETLILDNVPRLADVAQLQRILGNHGVDITSVGKRPGDHAYQGQTLHISAANIIDTTAPYELVSKMRASFWVIAPLLARMHEAKVSLPGGCAIGTRPVDLLIMALQKLGAEIAIDGGYVIAKAPGGLTGAAIDFPKVTVSGTHVAVMAATLARGTTVITNAACEPEILDVADCLNAMGARVSGAGTPRIVIEGVAKLHGARHTVLPDRIETGTYAIAVAMTGGDVQLAGARPELLQSALDVLTQAGAVVTPNNEGIRVVRNGAGLQPVTVSTAPFPGFPTDLQAQLMALMACAGGASQITETIFENRFMHVQELARFGARISLDGEIATIDGIARLRGAPVMATDLRASVSLVIAGLAAEGETMVNRVYHLDRGFERLEEKLSACGASIERISD from the coding sequence ATGGATCGCATTCGCATTGTCGGCGGCAGCAAGCTCAATGGCACGATTCCGATTTCGGGCGCAAAGAATGCCGCATTGCCGTTGATGATCGCGGGGCTTTTGACCGAGGAGACGCTGATCCTCGACAACGTGCCGCGGTTGGCCGACGTCGCCCAACTGCAGCGCATTCTCGGCAATCACGGCGTCGACATCACCTCGGTGGGCAAGCGGCCCGGCGACCATGCATACCAGGGCCAGACCCTGCATATTTCGGCGGCCAACATCATCGACACGACAGCGCCTTACGAGCTGGTGTCAAAGATGCGCGCCAGCTTCTGGGTGATCGCGCCGCTCTTGGCGCGGATGCATGAGGCCAAGGTGTCGCTGCCCGGCGGCTGCGCCATCGGCACCCGGCCGGTCGATCTGTTGATCATGGCGCTGCAGAAGCTCGGCGCCGAGATCGCCATCGACGGCGGCTATGTGATCGCGAAGGCGCCCGGCGGCCTGACGGGTGCTGCAATCGACTTTCCCAAGGTGACGGTGAGTGGCACCCATGTCGCTGTCATGGCGGCGACATTGGCAAGAGGCACCACGGTCATCACCAACGCCGCCTGCGAGCCGGAAATCCTCGATGTCGCCGATTGCCTGAACGCCATGGGCGCGCGCGTCTCCGGCGCCGGCACGCCGCGCATCGTGATCGAAGGCGTGGCGAAACTGCACGGCGCGCGGCATACCGTGCTGCCCGACCGGATCGAGACCGGCACCTATGCGATCGCGGTGGCGATGACCGGCGGCGACGTGCAGCTGGCCGGCGCGCGGCCGGAGCTGTTGCAGTCGGCGCTCGACGTGCTGACCCAGGCCGGCGCCGTCGTCACCCCCAACAATGAAGGCATCCGCGTGGTCAGAAACGGCGCCGGCCTCCAGCCGGTGACGGTGTCGACGGCGCCGTTCCCCGGCTTTCCGACCGACCTGCAGGCGCAGCTGATGGCGCTGATGGCCTGTGCCGGGGGGGCCTCGCAGATCACCGAGACGATTTTCGAAAACCGTTTCATGCATGTGCAGGAACTGGCCCGGTTCGGCGCGCGGATTTCGTTGGACGGCGAAATCGCCACCATCGACGGCATTGCCAGGCTGCGCGGCGCGCCTGTCATGGCGACCGACCTGCGGGCGTCGGTGTCGCTGGTCATCGCAGGACTGGCCGCCGAAGGCGAAACCATGGTCAACCGCGTCTATCATCTCGACCGCGGCTTCGAGCGGCTCGAGGAAAAGCTCTCGGCCTGCGGCGCTTCGATCGAGCGCATCAGCGATTGA